A single window of Streptomyces griseoviridis DNA harbors:
- a CDS encoding NUDIX hydrolase, with protein MATPDFIREIRAFAGHELLWLPGVSAVVFDDEGRVLLGQRADNHRWALISGIPDPGEQPATAIAREVEEETGVVVDVERLITVRSGREVTFPNGDRCQFMDLCFRCRAVSGEARVNDDESLAVAWFALDELPELADFHRFRIKQALSDEPAWFEAPGTE; from the coding sequence ATGGCTACTCCTGACTTCATCCGTGAGATCCGGGCCTTCGCGGGCCACGAGCTGCTCTGGCTGCCCGGGGTGAGCGCCGTCGTCTTCGACGACGAGGGCAGGGTGCTGCTCGGGCAGCGCGCGGACAACCACCGCTGGGCGCTGATCTCCGGCATCCCGGACCCCGGCGAGCAGCCCGCGACGGCCATCGCGCGGGAGGTGGAGGAGGAGACGGGCGTGGTGGTCGACGTCGAGCGGCTGATCACCGTCAGGTCCGGGCGCGAGGTCACCTTCCCCAACGGCGACCGCTGCCAGTTCATGGATCTGTGCTTCCGGTGCCGGGCCGTCTCGGGGGAGGCCAGGGTCAACGACGACGAGTCGCTGGCCGTCGCCTGGTTCGCGCTCGACGAGCTGCCCGAGCTGGCGGACTTCCACCGCTTCCGCATCAAGCAGGCGCTGTCCGACGAACCGGCCTGGTTCGAGGCACCCGGCACCGAGTGA
- the lnt gene encoding apolipoprotein N-acyltransferase: MTVTAPSGATSDQSSQVAPVSWAARLKRCVPALAAALFGALLYVSFPPRPLWWLAVPAFAGFGWVLRGRGWKAALGLGYLFGLGFLLPLLVWTGVEVGPVPWIALVAIEALFVALVGAGVAAVSRLPGWPLWAAAVWIAGEAARARVPFHGFPWGKVAFGQADGIFLPLAAVGGTPVLGFGVVLCGFGLCATVRLAVEGRRTRAVRRPAAVVALVSVVLPVAGALAARTLVSDRAEDGTVTVAVIQGNVPRAGLDFNAQRRAVLDYHARETERLAADVEAGKVARPDFVLWPENSSDVDPFANADARAVIDEAARSIGVPISVGGVVERDGKLWNEQILWDPRKGPVDTYDKRQIQPFGEYLPMRSLIGAINSDWTSMVRQDFSRGTRPGVFAMGGAEVGLVTCYEAAFDWAVRSEVTDGAQIISVPSNNATFDRSEMTYQQLAMSRVRAVEHSRTVTVPVTSGVSAIIMPDGTITRRTAMFVADHLVQKVPLRSAQTPATRLGVLPETALVLIAAGGLGWAVTAGVRGRRPADA, from the coding sequence GTGACCGTCACCGCACCCTCCGGGGCCACCTCCGACCAGTCGTCGCAGGTCGCGCCCGTCTCCTGGGCGGCGCGTCTGAAGCGCTGCGTCCCGGCCCTCGCCGCCGCCCTCTTCGGAGCGCTGCTCTACGTCAGCTTCCCGCCGCGCCCCCTGTGGTGGCTCGCCGTGCCCGCCTTCGCGGGCTTCGGCTGGGTGCTGCGCGGACGCGGCTGGAAGGCGGCCCTCGGTCTCGGCTACCTCTTCGGCCTCGGGTTCCTGCTGCCGCTGCTGGTGTGGACGGGTGTCGAGGTCGGCCCGGTGCCGTGGATCGCGCTGGTCGCGATCGAGGCCCTGTTCGTCGCGCTGGTCGGCGCGGGTGTCGCCGCCGTCTCCCGGCTGCCCGGGTGGCCGCTGTGGGCGGCGGCGGTGTGGATCGCGGGCGAGGCGGCACGCGCGCGCGTGCCCTTCCACGGCTTCCCCTGGGGCAAGGTCGCCTTCGGCCAGGCCGACGGGATCTTCCTGCCGCTCGCCGCGGTCGGCGGCACCCCGGTGCTCGGCTTCGGCGTGGTGCTGTGCGGCTTCGGCCTCTGCGCGACGGTCCGGCTCGCCGTCGAGGGCCGCCGCACCAGGGCCGTACGGCGGCCGGCCGCCGTCGTCGCCCTGGTCAGCGTGGTCCTGCCGGTGGCGGGCGCGCTCGCCGCCCGGACCCTGGTGAGCGACAGGGCGGAGGACGGCACCGTCACCGTCGCGGTCATCCAGGGCAACGTGCCCCGCGCGGGCCTGGATTTCAACGCCCAGCGCCGGGCCGTCCTCGACTACCACGCGCGGGAGACGGAGCGGCTGGCCGCCGACGTCGAGGCGGGCAAGGTCGCCAGGCCCGACTTCGTGCTGTGGCCGGAGAACTCCTCCGACGTCGACCCGTTCGCCAACGCCGACGCGCGCGCGGTCATCGACGAGGCCGCCAGGTCGATCGGCGTCCCCATCTCGGTCGGCGGGGTCGTCGAACGCGACGGCAAGCTCTGGAACGAGCAGATCCTCTGGGACCCGCGGAAGGGCCCCGTCGACACCTACGACAAGCGGCAGATCCAGCCGTTCGGCGAGTACCTGCCGATGCGGTCCCTGATCGGCGCGATCAACAGCGACTGGACGTCGATGGTCCGCCAGGACTTCAGCCGCGGCACCCGGCCCGGCGTCTTCGCCATGGGCGGCGCCGAGGTCGGCCTGGTCACCTGCTACGAGGCGGCCTTCGACTGGGCGGTGCGCTCCGAGGTCACCGACGGCGCCCAGATCATCTCCGTGCCCAGCAACAACGCCACCTTCGACCGCAGCGAGATGACCTACCAGCAGCTCGCGATGTCCCGGGTCCGCGCGGTCGAGCACAGCAGGACCGTCACCGTGCCGGTCACCAGCGGCGTCAGCGCGATCATCATGCCGGACGGCACCATCACCCGGAGGACCGCCATGTTCGTCGCCGACCACCTGGTGCAGAAGGTGCCGCTGCGCTCGGCGCAGACGCCCGCGACCCGGCTCGGCGTGCTGCCCGAGACCGCCCTGGTGCTGATCGCCGCGGGCGGACTCGGCTGGGCGGTCACGGCCGGGGTGCGCGGACGGCGCCCGGCGGACGCGTAG